The Desulfovibrio sp. TomC genomic sequence CCCACCCTTAGCGTGCATAAATTTCCGTTCGGTGACGTGACCCCTTCCATGCGCCCCAAGAGCCAGCCCTGTCTGTGCCGCACTTCTGCCAGTTGCCTGCTCAGGGCAGCGGCGTCCCATCGAAACTGGGGCCAATCAGCCTGATCATAAATGTATTTTCTCATTCACCGCACTCCATGCGGTGAATGT encodes the following:
- a CDS encoding DUF4172 domain-containing protein; translation: MRKYIYDQADWPQFRWDAAALSRQLAEVRHRQGWLLGRMEGVTSPNGNLCTLRVGGGRIQRYSVCADTPLFLATS